In a genomic window of Streptomyces sp. SJL17-4:
- a CDS encoding ABC transporter ATP-binding protein: MRRILPYLVRYRGQLAVLILASVTCGAITAASPLMLKLMIDDGILPQRFGVVLMLAFGIVLLALLESFVLYVEARCSGKIGEGLVYDLRTEVFEHVQRQPLAFFSRVQTGALVSRLNTDIVGTRQAITSLLTQAVSGLLTLVIVISTMIYLSWEITLVALAMVPAFLFPARIIGRKLQKITRERMTLDGEMGSMMNERFNVSGAELAKLYGRPESEAALFEEKAGRVRDITALNVVHGRMFFIVVTVLTSLTTAIVYGFGGNLVISGALQIGTLVAMVTLLFRMYGPINQLSNLQIQVLTVLVSFDRIFEVLDLKPLVDQKPDAHVLPGSGVSADARHIGAEIEFDHVSFRYPSAEEVSLASLEPIALQDKDRGDSAWILKELSFTAPAGKLTALVGPSGAGKTTITQLVPRLYEATTGSVRVGGHDVRDVTLQSLSETVGVVSQETHMFHDTIRANLLYARPEATEEELVEACEAALIWDSIARLPNGLDTVVGDRGYRLSGGERQRIALARLLLKSPPIVVLDEATAHLDSESEAAIQRALKTALAGRTSLVIAHRLSTIREADQILVVDAGRIRERGTHEELLAKGGAYAALYQTQFAEGVTDMNGKRSA, encoded by the coding sequence TTGCGGCGTATCCTCCCGTACCTGGTCCGCTACCGCGGCCAGCTCGCGGTCCTGATTCTCGCGAGTGTGACGTGCGGCGCGATCACCGCCGCGAGTCCTCTCATGCTCAAGCTGATGATCGACGACGGGATCCTTCCCCAGCGGTTCGGAGTCGTCCTGATGCTGGCGTTCGGCATCGTGCTGCTCGCCCTGCTGGAGTCGTTCGTCCTGTACGTCGAGGCGCGCTGCTCGGGCAAGATCGGCGAGGGCCTGGTCTACGACCTGCGGACGGAAGTCTTCGAGCACGTGCAGCGTCAGCCGCTCGCGTTCTTCTCGCGGGTGCAGACGGGCGCGTTGGTCAGCCGGCTGAACACCGACATCGTGGGCACACGGCAGGCGATCACGTCGCTGCTGACGCAGGCGGTGTCGGGACTGCTGACGCTGGTCATCGTCATCAGCACGATGATCTACCTGTCGTGGGAGATCACACTGGTCGCGCTGGCGATGGTGCCGGCGTTCCTCTTCCCGGCCCGCATCATCGGGCGGAAGCTGCAGAAGATCACGCGGGAGAGGATGACGCTCGACGGCGAGATGGGCTCGATGATGAACGAGCGCTTCAACGTATCGGGCGCGGAACTCGCGAAGCTGTACGGGCGGCCGGAGTCCGAGGCGGCGCTCTTCGAGGAGAAGGCCGGGCGGGTGCGCGACATCACCGCGCTCAACGTGGTCCACGGCCGGATGTTCTTCATCGTGGTCACGGTGCTGACCTCGCTCACGACAGCGATCGTGTACGGGTTCGGCGGCAACCTCGTGATCAGCGGCGCGCTGCAGATCGGCACCCTGGTGGCGATGGTGACGCTGCTGTTCCGGATGTACGGACCGATCAACCAGCTGTCGAACCTCCAGATCCAGGTCCTCACGGTGCTCGTCAGCTTCGACCGCATCTTCGAGGTCCTGGACCTGAAGCCGCTGGTCGACCAGAAGCCGGACGCGCACGTCCTGCCCGGCAGCGGTGTGTCGGCCGACGCCCGGCACATCGGCGCGGAGATCGAGTTCGATCACGTGTCGTTCCGCTACCCGAGCGCCGAGGAGGTCTCCCTGGCCTCCCTGGAGCCGATCGCGCTCCAGGACAAGGACCGGGGGGACAGCGCGTGGATCCTCAAGGAGCTCAGCTTCACCGCCCCGGCGGGAAAGCTGACGGCCCTGGTCGGCCCATCCGGTGCCGGTAAGACCACGATCACCCAGCTCGTCCCCCGGCTGTACGAGGCGACGACGGGATCGGTCCGGGTGGGGGGTCACGACGTCCGGGACGTTACGCTGCAGTCGCTGAGCGAGACGGTGGGTGTGGTGAGCCAGGAGACCCACATGTTCCACGACACGATCCGCGCGAACCTCCTCTACGCCCGCCCCGAAGCCACCGAGGAGGAACTGGTCGAGGCGTGCGAAGCCGCCCTGATCTGGGACTCCATCGCACGGCTGCCCAACGGCCTGGACACGGTGGTCGGTGACCGCGGATACCGCCTCTCCGGCGGTGAACGGCAGCGGATCGCACTGGCCCGCCTGCTGCTGAAGTCGCCTCCGATCGTGGTCCTCGACGAGGCGACCGCGCATCTCGACTCCGAGTCGGAGGCGGCGATCCAAAGGGCCCTGAAGACGGCGCTGGCCGGCCGGACCTCCCTGGTGATCGCGCACCGGTTGTCCACGATCCGTGAGGCGGACCAGATCCTGGTCGTCGACGCCGGCCGGATCCGTGAACGCGGCACGCACGAGGAGCTGTTGGCCAAGGGCGGGGCGTACGCGGCGCTGTACCAGACGCAGTTCGCGGAGGGGGTGACCGATATGAACGGCAAGCGCTCCGCCTGA
- a CDS encoding MbtH family protein, translated as MTNPFEDPDAQYQVLVNEEGQHSLWPVFVDVPDGWTSVYGVAGREDCLAYIEKSWTDMRPKSLIEAMAGK; from the coding sequence GTGACGAACCCGTTCGAAGACCCCGATGCCCAGTATCAGGTGCTGGTGAACGAGGAGGGGCAGCACTCCCTTTGGCCCGTCTTCGTCGACGTACCGGACGGCTGGACCTCGGTCTACGGCGTGGCCGGCCGCGAGGACTGCCTCGCCTACATAGAGAAGTCCTGGACCGACATGCGTCCCAAGAGCCTGATCGAGGCCATGGCGGGCAAGTAA
- a CDS encoding pyridoxal-phosphate dependent enzyme has protein sequence MPEYGKGTSAGTAVAELGRADVDDALVRLAGKVLRTPVIRSEQLDAACGARLWLKAENLQHGGSFKVRGALLAVEHLAAAGSRGVVAQSTGNHAIAVALAARAHALPALIVLPDDAPGTKVRRIREAGAHVTFAGTALAERIAVVAELRERHGYDVVDPYNDPRVVAGQGTATAELLSQTAAQGVRLDSVVVPVGGGSALAGACLAAGHGTRVMGAEPENVPAFTAAQRAGGPVTVPARHTVADGLRPDRIGDLPYALARPDSTRVLTVGESAITDALQTALWLTRLLVEPAAATALAAALVHAREAGAGTDIGVLLTGGNVEPALVTRLLAHTAPAGRRPARGTDAGALSA, from the coding sequence ATGCCTGAGTACGGGAAAGGCACTTCGGCCGGCACCGCCGTGGCGGAGCTCGGGCGGGCCGACGTGGACGACGCCCTGGTCCGGCTGGCCGGAAAGGTCCTGCGCACTCCGGTCATCCGTTCCGAGCAGCTCGACGCCGCGTGCGGTGCGCGGCTGTGGCTCAAAGCCGAGAACCTTCAGCACGGCGGCTCGTTCAAGGTGCGCGGCGCGCTGTTGGCCGTCGAGCACCTGGCCGCGGCGGGCAGCCGGGGTGTCGTCGCGCAGAGCACCGGCAACCACGCCATCGCCGTCGCCCTGGCCGCGCGGGCCCATGCGCTGCCCGCCCTCATCGTCCTGCCCGACGACGCTCCTGGCACCAAGGTCCGCCGTATCCGGGAAGCCGGTGCCCACGTCACCTTCGCCGGGACGGCACTGGCCGAACGGATCGCTGTCGTCGCCGAGCTGCGGGAGCGGCACGGGTACGACGTCGTCGACCCCTACAACGACCCGCGGGTGGTCGCAGGTCAGGGAACCGCGACCGCCGAGCTGCTGTCGCAGACCGCCGCGCAAGGGGTGCGGCTGGACAGCGTCGTGGTCCCCGTGGGAGGGGGCAGCGCACTCGCGGGGGCCTGCCTCGCCGCCGGACACGGCACGCGGGTCATGGGTGCGGAACCCGAGAACGTCCCGGCGTTCACCGCGGCGCAGCGCGCCGGCGGACCCGTGACCGTGCCCGCCCGGCACACCGTCGCCGACGGACTGCGCCCCGACCGCATCGGCGACCTTCCCTACGCCCTGGCGCGGCCGGACAGCACCCGCGTCCTGACCGTCGGTGAAAGCGCCATCACCGACGCCCTGCAGACCGCGCTGTGGCTGACCCGGCTCCTCGTCGAACCCGCCGCCGCGACCGCTCTGGCGGCAGCACTCGTCCACGCCCGCGAAGCCGGCGCCGGGACCGACATCGGGGTGCTCCTCACCGGCGGGAACGTGGAGCCCGCCCTCGTCACGCGGCTTCTCGCGCACACGGCTCCCGCCGGGCGGCGCCCCGCCAGGGGCACAGATGCCGGAGCTCTTTCCGCCTGA
- a CDS encoding LuxR C-terminal-related transcriptional regulator yields the protein MLLSDLGLEAAAEVVYRGMLTHPDASLAELGERLNLPAGEIQHALDELSELALVRASSSNPCQVYAVSPQLGMEILLSRQQAELAALQQRVEASRSAAARLIAEFTHGQSSHPDESVQYLRGVDSIRDYLAALNNQVEEEFLTFAPGGAQTEANMRASRPLNKRLLERGINMRTVYLDSIRRDQDSVEHAEWLTKHGAYVRTAPSLPNRMIICDRRVAIIANDSDDTGIGAIAITLPGLISSLCALFENEWRNAQPFGEPTRHQPGELTPQQITALQLLAKGATDESIAKKLGVSPRTARRLATGLLTHLNARSRFQAGVHAVQDGYLPPQPQ from the coding sequence GTGCTGTTGTCGGATCTCGGGCTCGAAGCCGCCGCCGAGGTGGTCTACCGGGGCATGCTCACGCACCCGGACGCCTCTCTGGCCGAACTCGGCGAACGACTCAACTTGCCGGCGGGTGAAATCCAGCACGCTCTGGACGAACTCAGCGAGCTCGCCCTGGTGAGGGCCTCCTCGAGCAACCCTTGCCAGGTCTACGCCGTCAGCCCGCAGCTCGGCATGGAAATCCTCCTCTCCCGTCAGCAGGCCGAACTGGCCGCCCTGCAGCAACGGGTCGAAGCTTCCCGCTCCGCCGCCGCGCGTCTCATCGCCGAGTTCACGCACGGGCAGTCCTCCCATCCGGATGAATCGGTGCAGTACCTCCGGGGTGTCGATTCCATTCGAGACTATCTCGCCGCCCTGAATAATCAGGTCGAAGAGGAATTTCTCACTTTCGCCCCCGGCGGCGCCCAGACAGAAGCCAACATGCGGGCATCGCGACCGCTCAACAAGCGGCTGCTGGAACGCGGAATCAACATGCGCACGGTATACCTGGACAGCATTCGGCGCGACCAGGACAGCGTTGAACACGCAGAATGGCTGACAAAGCACGGCGCGTACGTGCGTACCGCGCCGTCGCTGCCGAACAGGATGATCATCTGTGACCGTCGCGTCGCGATCATCGCCAACGACAGCGACGACACCGGCATCGGGGCCATCGCCATCACCCTGCCGGGGCTGATCTCCTCCCTGTGCGCGCTCTTCGAGAACGAATGGCGCAACGCCCAGCCGTTCGGCGAACCCACCAGGCACCAGCCCGGCGAACTCACGCCCCAGCAGATCACCGCGCTGCAGCTCCTGGCCAAGGGCGCCACCGACGAATCCATCGCCAAGAAGCTCGGTGTCTCGCCCCGCACCGCCCGCCGCCTGGCCACCGGCCTCCTCACGCACCTCAACGCCCGCAGCCGCTTCCAGGCCGGTGTCCACGCCGTCCAGGACGGATATCTCCCCCCGCAGCCCCAGTGA
- a CDS encoding transcriptional regulator: protein MLALRDKGLNEAPVELVRIQELYVSSSPRADGVDQEYARTLADTESELPPILVHRPTMRVVDGLHRLTAARSRGQDLIHVRYFDGDSTDADLLAIALNVSHGRPLCLEDRVGAAERIFASHPEWSDRAVAAVAGLSARKIAEIRRNSSGTFLNGARRIGLDGRARPVDSTYGRELASRLIKENPTASLRTIARQAGISPATVADVRGRVMRGEDPVPARQRGHLKAAPPAHLAEHRPPTTSRPAKTRSAAELGTLFDTLRRDPSLRFNEAGRHTLRMLEAAALVARDRQRIVESVPAHCKVQMSELVQGYAEIWELFAHDLKTRSETQTDTESA from the coding sequence TTGCTCGCACTGCGTGACAAAGGCCTGAACGAAGCCCCCGTCGAACTCGTCCGCATCCAGGAGCTGTACGTCTCCTCGTCGCCGCGGGCCGACGGCGTCGACCAGGAGTACGCCCGCACACTCGCCGACACGGAGTCCGAGCTCCCCCCGATCCTCGTGCACCGCCCCACGATGCGCGTCGTCGACGGCCTGCACCGCCTCACGGCAGCCCGCTCCCGCGGACAGGACCTCATCCACGTCCGCTACTTCGACGGCGACTCCACCGACGCCGACCTCCTCGCGATCGCCCTCAACGTCTCCCACGGACGCCCCCTGTGCCTCGAGGACCGCGTCGGAGCGGCGGAGAGGATCTTCGCCTCCCACCCCGAGTGGTCCGACCGCGCGGTGGCGGCCGTCGCGGGCCTGTCCGCCCGGAAGATCGCCGAAATCCGCCGCAACTCCTCCGGGACCTTCCTCAACGGCGCCCGCCGGATCGGACTCGACGGACGTGCCCGCCCGGTCGACTCCACCTACGGCAGGGAACTCGCGAGCCGCCTCATCAAGGAGAACCCCACCGCCTCCTTGCGCACGATCGCCCGACAAGCAGGCATCTCACCCGCGACCGTTGCCGACGTACGCGGCAGGGTCATGCGCGGCGAGGACCCGGTCCCGGCCCGCCAGCGCGGCCACCTCAAGGCCGCCCCGCCGGCCCACCTGGCCGAGCACCGCCCTCCCACGACCTCACGCCCCGCCAAGACCCGCTCGGCAGCCGAACTGGGCACCCTGTTCGACACCCTGCGCCGCGACCCGTCCCTGCGGTTCAACGAGGCGGGCCGGCACACGCTACGGATGCTCGAGGCAGCCGCCCTGGTGGCCCGCGACCGGCAGCGCATCGTCGAGAGCGTCCCGGCGCACTGCAAGGTCCAGATGTCGGAGCTGGTCCAAGGCTACGCAGAGATCTGGGAACTCTTCGCGCACGACCTGAAGACCCGTTCCGAGACCCAGACCGACACCGAGAGCGCCTGA
- a CDS encoding prephenate dehydrogenase, whose protein sequence is MLRTVAVIGAGLIGTSIAQSLSAGGATVYLTDREPMAALTAAALGAGLATQPPGPVDLAVLAVPPADIAPTLKDAQLRGLARAYTDVGSVKAQAFQAIERLGCDTRTYLGGHPMAGGERSGPLAARPDLFEGRVWALVPTTDTSQNTWDTVRALVDLCGGVPLIMDPDGHDRAVALVSHAPHMVASLMAARLEHAADREVSMAGQGLRDVTRIAAGDPALWLDILSANAGTVADILDDLADDLDRTIIALRGLTDSNKAADAEAAEALTALLTRGCAGHSRIPHKRDAPQGSYVTVSVLIGDQPGELARVFTDVGAAGVNIEDVFIDHAPGQVTGLVELLVTADAAPRLTRALRMPSTILTR, encoded by the coding sequence ATGCTGCGCACCGTCGCTGTGATCGGCGCGGGACTGATCGGCACGTCGATCGCCCAGTCCCTGTCGGCCGGAGGCGCCACGGTCTATCTCACCGACCGGGAACCGATGGCGGCCCTGACCGCCGCGGCCCTCGGCGCCGGGCTCGCCACCCAGCCCCCCGGGCCGGTCGACCTCGCCGTCCTGGCCGTGCCGCCCGCCGACATCGCCCCCACACTGAAGGACGCCCAGCTACGAGGCCTGGCCAGGGCATACACCGATGTCGGCAGCGTGAAGGCACAAGCCTTCCAAGCGATCGAACGCCTGGGCTGCGACACCCGGACCTACCTCGGCGGCCACCCCATGGCGGGCGGCGAACGCTCCGGCCCGCTCGCGGCACGCCCGGACCTCTTCGAAGGCAGGGTGTGGGCCCTGGTGCCCACCACCGACACCTCCCAGAACACCTGGGACACCGTACGCGCCCTGGTGGACCTGTGCGGCGGAGTACCGCTCATCATGGACCCGGACGGGCACGACCGGGCCGTCGCCCTCGTCTCCCACGCCCCACACATGGTCGCCAGCCTGATGGCGGCCCGCCTGGAGCACGCCGCCGACCGCGAAGTGAGCATGGCGGGCCAGGGACTGCGTGACGTGACACGCATCGCCGCCGGCGACCCCGCGCTATGGCTCGACATCCTGTCCGCCAACGCAGGCACAGTCGCCGACATCCTGGACGACCTGGCCGATGACCTCGACCGCACGATCATCGCGCTCCGAGGCCTCACCGACAGCAACAAGGCCGCCGATGCAGAAGCCGCCGAGGCCCTCACCGCCCTCCTCACCCGCGGCTGCGCCGGCCACAGCCGCATCCCGCACAAACGCGACGCCCCCCAGGGAAGCTACGTCACCGTCTCCGTCCTCATCGGAGACCAGCCGGGCGAGCTGGCACGCGTCTTCACCGACGTCGGAGCAGCGGGCGTCAACATCGAGGACGTCTTCATCGATCATGCCCCCGGCCAGGTCACGGGCCTGGTCGAACTGCTGGTGACTGCCGACGCCGCGCCACGCCTCACCCGGGCACTGCGCATGCCGAGCACGATCCTGACCCGCTGA
- a CDS encoding siderophore-interacting protein has translation MPSPPPRSASPPLAPVRSARVAQVRQLTPRRRRVVLRTDTPEDVRTGPYADTDAYVRLLLAPERVTYPEPFDLDHVKATLPGESWPRMRSYTIRHKNPRTAEITLDFALHDRGGPATGWVRRVRPGDTVFYLQPRGTYRPGAGAAHHLLVGDDTSLSAVAAAAEHLPQGVGATVLLEVDSAHEEQLIDAPERADIIWLHRGAHRAGALLTDAVRHLHLPTAGLHAFVHGEAHAVREIRGHLLHDRGVPRDRISASGYWRHTPHP, from the coding sequence ATGCCTTCCCCACCCCCACGATCCGCGTCACCACCGCTCGCGCCGGTGCGGTCCGCCCGCGTGGCCCAGGTGCGGCAGCTGACCCCCCGCAGGCGACGCGTGGTCCTGCGCACCGACACCCCTGAGGACGTCCGCACCGGCCCGTACGCCGACACCGACGCGTACGTCCGCCTGCTCCTCGCCCCGGAGCGCGTCACCTATCCCGAGCCTTTCGACCTCGATCACGTCAAAGCGACACTGCCCGGCGAGTCCTGGCCCCGCATGCGTTCCTACACGATCCGCCACAAGAACCCGCGCACCGCCGAGATCACTCTCGACTTCGCCCTGCACGACCGGGGCGGCCCGGCCACCGGCTGGGTCCGCCGGGTCCGGCCCGGCGACACGGTCTTCTACCTCCAGCCCCGCGGAACCTACCGCCCCGGCGCCGGCGCGGCCCACCATCTCCTCGTGGGAGACGACACCTCCCTGTCCGCCGTCGCCGCCGCCGCGGAACACCTGCCACAAGGCGTGGGAGCCACAGTCCTGCTCGAAGTGGACAGCGCCCACGAGGAGCAGCTCATTGACGCCCCCGAGAGAGCCGACATCATCTGGCTCCACCGAGGCGCCCACCGCGCGGGCGCACTCCTCACCGACGCCGTCCGCCACCTCCACCTGCCCACAGCGGGCCTGCACGCCTTCGTCCACGGCGAGGCCCACGCGGTACGGGAGATACGCGGCCATCTCCTGCACGACCGCGGTGTTCCCCGCGACCGGATCTCCGCCTCCGGCTACTGGCGTCACACCCCCCACCCCTGA
- a CDS encoding helix-turn-helix domain-containing protein: protein METGLEESLRQTVAALMRATGEPQRVLASVLGLTQAQVSRRQSGATPWSLHDADILADHYGLPALDLLAGPTRACEALSRTRHTGAPGAHR from the coding sequence ATGGAGACCGGACTGGAAGAGTCACTGCGGCAGACGGTTGCCGCACTCATGCGCGCGACGGGCGAACCACAACGCGTCCTCGCCTCCGTTCTCGGACTGACCCAGGCCCAGGTCTCCCGCCGCCAGAGCGGCGCGACCCCCTGGAGCCTGCACGACGCCGACATCCTGGCCGACCACTACGGCCTGCCGGCACTGGACCTCCTCGCCGGCCCCACCCGGGCCTGCGAAGCACTCTCCCGCACCCGACACACCGGCGCACCGGGAGCGCACCGGTGA
- a CDS encoding helix-turn-helix domain-containing protein — MSDFEAIDSLLATLRPQAPLPTPERRRELRELAHLSKAEMARVLGVSPSTLAAWENGREPAGETREKYAYLLKGLAAKLPTVEPTPAEPTPLTLTISADADDVEHLTTPEPCVLCGHAAPTRVAGYAQHLDPTHCHPTTPAPQLPTSAHKPAHKPTRRAPQHPTGDPTDLIHQAVHAALTEHQGDTHAASAALLKRAIPDAMRLLDETRKGARYDVIAHPWIPDILKKQTSRGSDQIWEARPKWTRPELPAGLHHVTALDINGAYLSALKTHLPLGQLEHSTGPTHDRRRAGVHLITPPTWEHETVLPNPLGQRDEPGPLWVTEPTLRLLLRLSSPRYGLCEPPRIHESYTSGATENLLERFRIALKDARDTAIAQGDDITLEYVKAMYSKFVSTMGESNYNRELYRPDWMHIIRSQAFSNLWLKALKARDEGITPIRVMGTDELHVIGDWRRVFPEGRGVTEVKIKDTWHTSAATHQTRSPRPSPTRHHRL, encoded by the coding sequence GTGAGCGACTTCGAGGCGATCGACTCCCTCCTGGCGACACTCCGCCCCCAAGCCCCCCTTCCGACACCGGAGCGGCGCCGAGAGCTGCGCGAGCTGGCACACCTGTCGAAGGCGGAAATGGCGCGCGTCCTGGGCGTCAGCCCCAGCACGCTGGCCGCATGGGAGAACGGCCGCGAACCCGCGGGGGAGACAAGGGAGAAATACGCCTACCTCCTGAAGGGCCTGGCAGCCAAACTCCCCACCGTCGAACCCACCCCCGCAGAACCGACGCCCCTCACCCTCACCATCTCCGCCGACGCCGACGACGTCGAACACCTCACCACCCCCGAACCGTGCGTTCTGTGCGGACACGCGGCCCCCACCCGGGTAGCGGGCTACGCACAACACCTGGACCCCACCCACTGCCACCCCACCACGCCCGCCCCCCAGCTCCCCACCTCGGCCCACAAACCGGCCCACAAGCCAACCCGCCGAGCCCCCCAACACCCCACCGGCGACCCCACCGACCTGATCCACCAAGCGGTCCACGCCGCCCTCACCGAACACCAGGGCGACACACACGCGGCCTCCGCCGCACTCCTCAAGCGCGCGATCCCCGACGCCATGCGGCTCTTGGACGAAACACGCAAGGGAGCCCGCTACGACGTGATCGCCCACCCCTGGATCCCGGACATCCTCAAGAAGCAGACCTCCCGCGGCTCGGACCAGATCTGGGAAGCACGCCCGAAGTGGACCCGCCCCGAGCTCCCGGCCGGCCTGCACCACGTCACCGCACTCGACATCAACGGCGCATACCTCTCCGCCCTCAAAACCCACCTCCCGCTCGGCCAGCTCGAACACTCCACCGGCCCCACCCACGACCGCCGCCGCGCGGGCGTCCACCTCATCACCCCGCCCACCTGGGAACACGAGACGGTCCTCCCCAACCCCCTGGGCCAACGAGACGAACCCGGCCCCCTCTGGGTCACGGAACCCACCCTCCGCCTCCTGCTCCGCCTCTCCAGCCCCCGCTACGGCCTGTGCGAGCCCCCCCGAATCCACGAGTCCTACACCTCGGGTGCCACGGAAAACCTCCTGGAAAGGTTCCGCATCGCCCTCAAGGACGCCCGCGACACCGCGATCGCCCAAGGCGACGACATCACCCTGGAGTACGTGAAAGCGATGTACTCGAAGTTCGTGTCGACGATGGGGGAGTCGAACTACAACAGGGAGCTGTACCGACCGGACTGGATGCACATCATCCGCTCCCAGGCCTTCTCCAACCTCTGGCTCAAAGCCCTCAAAGCCCGCGACGAGGGCATCACCCCGATCCGCGTGATGGGCACCGACGAACTCCACGTCATCGGCGACTGGCGACGCGTCTTCCCTGAAGGCCGAGGCGTCACGGAAGTCAAGATCAAAGACACCTGGCACACGAGCGCGGCTACTCACCAAACTCGAAGCCCGCGACCGAGTCCAACTCGGCATCACCGCCTATGA
- a CDS encoding transcriptional regulator, producing MPERTYDFGHYGAQGIKGSEAVARQLDSLAGYITTPITARRGLLARLNYLTRSNRARQAARAAGLTVTDRTIKAWLTGKRRPSRASLEQIETAYRTLRRQNVARFLLRRLNNRGGTRVEIHPFNQSQVDGRFQRVLEYRSLNIRQWDAIIRAWAAKDTGALDNAWVDAIVDLGSQWGQYEYVSAVGFAA from the coding sequence ATGCCGGAAAGGACATACGATTTCGGCCATTACGGGGCCCAAGGCATCAAAGGCAGCGAAGCAGTCGCACGGCAGCTCGACAGCCTCGCCGGCTACATCACCACCCCCATCACCGCACGCCGCGGTCTCCTGGCACGCCTCAACTACCTGACCAGGTCAAACCGCGCCCGCCAGGCCGCCCGCGCAGCAGGCCTCACCGTCACCGACCGCACCATCAAGGCATGGCTCACCGGCAAACGCCGCCCCTCCCGCGCCAGCCTGGAGCAGATCGAGACCGCCTACCGCACGTTACGCCGCCAGAACGTGGCCCGTTTCCTGCTGCGCCGGCTGAACAATAGGGGAGGGACCCGGGTGGAGATTCACCCGTTCAACCAGTCCCAAGTCGACGGGCGCTTCCAGCGGGTACTGGAGTACCGCAGCCTCAACATCCGTCAGTGGGATGCCATCATCCGGGCCTGGGCCGCAAAGGACACGGGCGCCCTGGACAACGCATGGGTGGACGCCATCGTGGACCTCGGATCCCAATGGGGACAGTACGAATACGTATCCGCCGTAGGGTTTGCAGCATAA
- a CDS encoding helix-turn-helix domain-containing protein: MGRTENPINYEVSTRGRLAELLRAEKAGRTYDELATLTGVSAATLKRAASGKVVPAETVVDSFLAACGSAPRTVRTAKSLRFQARRDELGGPIRVLATTVNTADALSDAFEALHRNAAAPTYREMQKSAGGAYLLPLSSVSRILRRQMLPVDEQQLVAVLRGCRVPEREHGEWVKAWRRAMGRSSSPIDVRGLTWVIDAIRRISTEVRFEALAAGMAPVMAAVEQLDTSRLAAGITPAVAALAATEQLDTSRLAAQMASAIAALPPVAPVTAA; encoded by the coding sequence ATGGGACGAACCGAGAACCCCATCAACTACGAGGTGTCCACCCGCGGCCGACTCGCCGAACTCCTGCGTGCGGAGAAGGCGGGGCGGACCTACGACGAGCTGGCCACGCTGACGGGGGTGTCGGCCGCGACACTCAAGCGGGCGGCCTCCGGCAAGGTGGTCCCGGCGGAGACGGTCGTCGATTCCTTCCTGGCGGCCTGCGGAAGCGCACCCCGCACTGTTCGGACGGCCAAGAGCCTCCGGTTTCAAGCACGACGAGATGAGCTCGGCGGACCCATCAGGGTCCTCGCAACCACGGTCAATACGGCCGACGCGCTCTCCGATGCTTTCGAGGCTCTCCACCGGAATGCTGCGGCCCCGACGTACCGGGAGATGCAGAAGAGTGCCGGCGGTGCCTACCTGCTTCCGCTCAGCAGCGTCTCCCGGATCCTCCGCCGGCAGATGCTGCCGGTCGATGAGCAGCAGTTGGTCGCGGTCCTGCGAGGCTGTCGTGTGCCCGAGCGGGAGCATGGCGAGTGGGTCAAGGCTTGGCGCCGCGCTATGGGACGTAGTTCGAGCCCGATCGACGTCCGGGGTCTCACGTGGGTGATCGACGCCATCCGGAGGATCTCGACCGAGGTGCGGTTCGAAGCGTTGGCGGCCGGGATGGCTCCGGTCATGGCGGCGGTGGAGCAACTGGACACGTCTAGGTTGGCCGCCGGGATAACGCCGGCCGTGGCGGCCTTGGCGGCCACGGAGCAGCTCGACACGTCTAGGTTGGCCGCCCAGATGGCCTCGGCCATTGCCGCTCTGCCCCCTGTGGCACCTGTAACAGCGGCTTAG
- a CDS encoding DUF6233 domain-containing protein, translating to MWLDAPQQVRAIPGDYGSVPAVRLPRPSLVAEILGERRPSGWVLQSLERGQGIAHAPDCVEAPQGATALSLERTLTLAEQPSVRLCSLCGASAELSPLLLGFENGFDS from the coding sequence GTGTGGCTTGACGCGCCGCAGCAGGTGCGCGCGATCCCCGGCGACTACGGCTCGGTGCCGGCGGTCCGCCTCCCGCGCCCGTCGCTCGTCGCGGAGATCCTGGGCGAGCGGCGACCCTCTGGATGGGTCCTGCAGAGCCTAGAGCGCGGGCAGGGCATCGCGCACGCACCCGACTGCGTCGAGGCGCCTCAAGGGGCCACAGCGCTCTCCCTGGAGAGAACGTTGACCCTGGCCGAGCAGCCGAGCGTCCGGCTGTGTTCGCTGTGCGGAGCCTCAGCAGAGCTCTCGCCCTTGCTGCTCGGCTTCGAGAACGGCTTCGACTCCTGA